A portion of the Bacteroides faecium genome contains these proteins:
- a CDS encoding conjugal transfer protein TraO → MYMQRILFILTVAVLSLFAGEAYAQRDLPGQTGIQFTSGGVNHFLSWKSGGERHYFTSLAFTRTNRNRTYWLYGLDYQIKEYTYENKAIPKAQFTGELGYFIPVLSDKGRNVCFRIGLSALGGFETVNWGASLLPDGAAVTNGDSFICGGGLTAAFDVYLTDRIIFLLQVKERALFGTDAGNFHTQIGLGVRLIIN, encoded by the coding sequence ATGTATATGCAAAGAATACTATTCATACTGACAGTTGCCGTGTTGTCGCTCTTTGCGGGCGAAGCATACGCACAGCGTGACCTGCCGGGGCAGACAGGCATACAGTTCACATCGGGCGGGGTGAATCATTTCCTTTCATGGAAGAGTGGCGGCGAACGCCACTACTTCACATCGCTGGCCTTTACCCGTACCAACCGCAACCGTACCTACTGGCTGTATGGTCTGGACTATCAGATAAAGGAGTACACCTACGAAAATAAGGCGATACCCAAAGCGCAGTTCACGGGGGAACTCGGTTACTTTATTCCCGTATTGTCGGACAAGGGCCGGAACGTCTGTTTCCGTATCGGACTTTCCGCTCTGGGCGGCTTCGAGACAGTCAACTGGGGAGCCTCCCTGCTTCCTGACGGGGCGGCAGTGACAAACGGGGACAGTTTTATTTGTGGCGGAGGACTGACGGCGGCTTTCGATGTCTATCTGACAGACCGGATCATCTTCCTGCTGCAAGTCAAGGAAAGGGCGCTGTTCGGAACGGATGCGGGCAATTTCCATACACAGATAGGTCTGGGCGTTCGTCTTATTATCAACTAA